One genomic region from Rosa rugosa chromosome 1, drRosRugo1.1, whole genome shotgun sequence encodes:
- the LOC133724519 gene encoding G-type lectin S-receptor-like serine/threonine-protein kinase RKS1 isoform X1, which translates to MNAIQWSMITALLIFLLYLPSCISIDSITPNQTIKDGDVLVSSKKLFALGFFSPGNSGKRYVGVWFNKVPEQSQQTIVWVANRDNPINDSSGLLVIDAAGGLVIYGKDRKLPLWSANVTLSYPKNSMAKLLDTGNFVLSENGRSLWEGFDYPSNTMLPFMKIGLNRRSGLNRFLTSWKSQDDPGTGNFSARIDPDGFPQMFLYKGQAPRWRIGSWIGHRWSGVPIMDGIKFDSIFDVSFVNNQDELYVMDRIKDDSIFSRMVLVESGILERSMWQDQQHQWSKYWSGPVELCDDYGECGPNSNCDPYVYNDGMFECACLPGFEPKLNHSWYLKDGSGGCVRKKGASVCKNGEGFVKMSPVKAPDSSTAHVNLTLGSKECEEECLRNCSCMAYSSAGDPQERNGCVTWYGDLMDTRTYTIVTQELYVRVDSIELAKHAKKSNGSLSKKGKLAITITSILVFFLVISIAYWSVKMKRKGKERQNPIPFGVITPSIYLEDSPSRTDPDGSRLKSDIPFFHLSTISAATKNFSDSNRLGEGGFGPVYKGVLSSGTEIAVKRLSKNSGQGNEEFKNEVVLIAKLQHRNLVRILGYCVQDEEKMLIYEYLPNKSLDSFIFNEMKRTSLDWTTRLEIIFGIARGILYLHQDSRLRIIHRDLKASNILLDYDMNPKIADFGVARIFGANQIAANTNRVVGTYGYMSPEYAMEGLFSVKSDVYSFGVLLLEIVTGRKNTGYYSDNPDSNLVGLVWDLWKEGRALEIVDTSLGESYPISEVLRCIQIALLCVQEYANDRPTMSKVVSVLGNDAALPSPKIPGFLLKRSNYTSGDPSTSTGDADSINYVTCTIVEAR; encoded by the exons ATGAATGCTATTCAATGGTCTATGATCACTGCATTGCTCATCTTCCTGCTTTATCTCCCCTCTTGCATTTCCATTGATTCCATTACTCCAAACCAAACCATCAAAGACGGTGACGTTTTAGTCTCAAGCAAGAAGCTCTTTGCGCTAGGGTTCTTCAGCCCTGGAAATTCTGGCAAACGTTACGTTGGAGTTTGGTTTAACAAAGTTCCAGAGCAAAGTCAGCAAACCATTGTTTGGGTGGCAAATAGGGACAACCCTATCAATGATTCCTCTGGACTTCTAGTGATCGATGCAGCTGGAGGCCTTGTCATATATGGAAAGGACAGAAAACTCCCTCTTTGGTCAGCTAATGTTACTCTCTCTTATCCAAAAAACTCCATGGCCAAGCTGTTGGATACAGGTAACTTTGTTTTGTCTGAGAATGGCCGGAGCCTGTGGGAAGGGTTTGATTATCCCTCAAATACAATGCTTCCCTTTATGAAAATTGGGCTGAACCGGCGATCCGGGCTTAACCGGTTCCTAACGTCTTGGAAGTCCCAAGATGACCCGGGAACTGGGAATTTCTCAGCTAGGATTGATCCAGATGGGTTTCCGCAGATGTTTCTGTACAAAGGTCAAGCTCCCCGGTGGCGGATCGGATCTTGGATCGGGCACAGATGGAGTGGTGTCCCCATAATGGATGGCATTAAGTTCGACTCAATCTTCGACGTTAGTTTTGTGAACAATCAAGACGAGCTATACGTCATGGATAGAATTAAGGACGACTCAATCTTCTCAAGGATGGTGCTTGTTGAATCGGGAATCCTCGAACGGTCCATGTGGCAAGATCAGCAACACCAATGGAGCAAGTATTGGTCTGGCCCGGTAGAGCTATGTGACGACTATGGAGAGTGTGGTCCAAATAGCAACTGTGACCCTTACGTATACAATGATGGTATGTTCGAGTGTGCATGCCTACCAGGGTTTGAACCTAAGTTGAACCATTCATGGTACTTGAAAGATGGCTCGGGTGGGTGTGTGAGGAAAAAAGGAGCATCTGTGTGTAAAAACGGAGAAGGGTTCGTGAAGATGTCACCAGTAAAGGCACCAGACTCATCTACTGCGCATGTAAACTTGACCTTGGGTTCGAAAGAATGTGAAGAGGAATGCTTAAGGAATTGTTCTTGCATGGCATACTCGAGTGCAGGTGACCCGCAAGAAAGGAATGGATGTGTGACATGGTACGGGGACTTGATGGATACAAGGACTTACACGATTGTCACTCAAGAATTATATGTTCGAGTTGATTCAATTGAATTAG CTAAACACGCAAAGAAATCGAATGGTTCTCTTAGCAAGAAGGGAAAGCTGGCAATTACTATAACATCTATTTTAGTGTTCTTTCTTGTGATCTCTATCGCATATTGGTCCGTAAAGATGAAGAGAAAAG GTAAGGAAAGACAAAATCCAATTCCATTTGGTGTCATCACACCTTCAATCTACTTGGAAGATTCTCCTAGTAGAACAGATCCTGATGGTAGCAGATTAAAGTCGGATATACCTTTCTTTCATCTAAGCACCATATCTGCAGCCACAAAAAATTTCTCTGATTCGAACAGGCTTGGAGAAGGCGGATTTGGCCCCGTTTATAAG GGAGTGCTTTCTAGTGGAACAGAAATAGCCGTGAAAAGACTGAGCAAAAATTCTGGCCAGGGAAATGAAGAGTTCAAGAATGAAGTTGTGCTTATTGCAAAACTTCAACACAGGAACCTTGTGAGAATCCTAGGCTATTGCGTTCAAGATGAAGAGAAGATGCTAATCTATGAATACCTGCCTAACAAAAGCCTGGACTCGTTCATATTCA ATGAAATGAAAAGGACATCTCTGGATTGGACAACACGCTTGGAGATTATCTTTGGCATTGCTAGAGGGATCTTGTATCTTCATCAAGATTCGAGATTAAGAATCATCCACAGAGACCTAAAGGCCAGCAATATTCTACTGGATTATGATATGAACccaaaaattgcagattttggtGTGGCTAGAATATTCGGAGCAAACCAAATTGCAGCAAATACAAATCGCGTGGTTGGAACATA TGGTTACATGTCACCGGAGTATGCAATGGAAGGACTATTTTCAGTGAAGTCTGATGTATACAGTTTCGGTGTTTTGCTTCTAGAAATCGTTACTGGCAGAAAGAACACCGGTTACTACTCTGATAATCCTGACTCAAATTTGGTTGGACTT GTTTGGGACTTGTGGAAAGAAGGCCGAGCCTTGGAAATCGTCGATACCTCTTTGGGTGAATCCTACCCCATAAGTGAAGTTCTACGGTGCATTCAAATCGCACTCCTGTGTGTGCAAGAGTACGCAAATGACCGGCCAACCATGTCAAAAGTTGTGTCTGTGTTAGGCAACGATGCAGCTCTTCCTTCACCAAAAATACCTGGATTTCTGTTGAAGAGAAGTAACTATACCAGTGGAGATCCCAGTACTAGTACTGGAGATGCTGATTCCATAAATTATGTTACATGCACTATAGTTGAAGCTCGATAA
- the LOC133724519 gene encoding G-type lectin S-receptor-like serine/threonine-protein kinase RKS1 isoform X2 — protein MNAIQWSMITALLIFLLYLPSCISIDSITPNQTIKDGDVLVSSKKLFALGFFSPGNSGKRYVGVWFNKVPEQSQQTIVWVANRDNPINDSSGLLVIDAAGGLVIYGKDRKLPLWSANVTLSYPKNSMAKLLDTGNFVLSENGRSLWEGFDYPSNTMLPFMKIGLNRRSGLNRFLTSWKSQDDPGTGNFSARIDPDGFPQMFLYKGQAPRWRIGSWIGHRWSGVPIMDGIKFDSIFDVSFVNNQDELYVMDRIKDDSIFSRMVLVESGILERSMWQDQQHQWSKYWSGPVELCDDYGECGPNSNCDPYVYNDGMFECACLPGFEPKLNHSWYLKDGSGGCVRKKGASVCKNGEGFVKMSPVKAPDSSTAHVNLTLGSKECEEECLRNCSCMAYSSAGDPQERNGCVTWYGDLMDTRTYTIVTQELYVRVDSIELAKHAKKSNGSLSKKGKLAITITSILVFFLVISIAYWSVKMKRKGKERQNPIPFGVITPSIYLEDSPSRTDPDGSRLKSDIPFFHLSTISAATKNFSDSNRLGEGGFGPVYKGVLSSGTEIAVKRLSKNSGQGNEEFKNEVVLIAKLQHRNLVRILGYCVQDEEKMLIYEYLPNKSLDSFIFNEMKRTSLDWTTRLEIIFGIARGILYLHQDSRLRIIHRDLKASNILLDYDMNPKIADFGVARIFGANQIAANTNRVVGT, from the exons ATGAATGCTATTCAATGGTCTATGATCACTGCATTGCTCATCTTCCTGCTTTATCTCCCCTCTTGCATTTCCATTGATTCCATTACTCCAAACCAAACCATCAAAGACGGTGACGTTTTAGTCTCAAGCAAGAAGCTCTTTGCGCTAGGGTTCTTCAGCCCTGGAAATTCTGGCAAACGTTACGTTGGAGTTTGGTTTAACAAAGTTCCAGAGCAAAGTCAGCAAACCATTGTTTGGGTGGCAAATAGGGACAACCCTATCAATGATTCCTCTGGACTTCTAGTGATCGATGCAGCTGGAGGCCTTGTCATATATGGAAAGGACAGAAAACTCCCTCTTTGGTCAGCTAATGTTACTCTCTCTTATCCAAAAAACTCCATGGCCAAGCTGTTGGATACAGGTAACTTTGTTTTGTCTGAGAATGGCCGGAGCCTGTGGGAAGGGTTTGATTATCCCTCAAATACAATGCTTCCCTTTATGAAAATTGGGCTGAACCGGCGATCCGGGCTTAACCGGTTCCTAACGTCTTGGAAGTCCCAAGATGACCCGGGAACTGGGAATTTCTCAGCTAGGATTGATCCAGATGGGTTTCCGCAGATGTTTCTGTACAAAGGTCAAGCTCCCCGGTGGCGGATCGGATCTTGGATCGGGCACAGATGGAGTGGTGTCCCCATAATGGATGGCATTAAGTTCGACTCAATCTTCGACGTTAGTTTTGTGAACAATCAAGACGAGCTATACGTCATGGATAGAATTAAGGACGACTCAATCTTCTCAAGGATGGTGCTTGTTGAATCGGGAATCCTCGAACGGTCCATGTGGCAAGATCAGCAACACCAATGGAGCAAGTATTGGTCTGGCCCGGTAGAGCTATGTGACGACTATGGAGAGTGTGGTCCAAATAGCAACTGTGACCCTTACGTATACAATGATGGTATGTTCGAGTGTGCATGCCTACCAGGGTTTGAACCTAAGTTGAACCATTCATGGTACTTGAAAGATGGCTCGGGTGGGTGTGTGAGGAAAAAAGGAGCATCTGTGTGTAAAAACGGAGAAGGGTTCGTGAAGATGTCACCAGTAAAGGCACCAGACTCATCTACTGCGCATGTAAACTTGACCTTGGGTTCGAAAGAATGTGAAGAGGAATGCTTAAGGAATTGTTCTTGCATGGCATACTCGAGTGCAGGTGACCCGCAAGAAAGGAATGGATGTGTGACATGGTACGGGGACTTGATGGATACAAGGACTTACACGATTGTCACTCAAGAATTATATGTTCGAGTTGATTCAATTGAATTAG CTAAACACGCAAAGAAATCGAATGGTTCTCTTAGCAAGAAGGGAAAGCTGGCAATTACTATAACATCTATTTTAGTGTTCTTTCTTGTGATCTCTATCGCATATTGGTCCGTAAAGATGAAGAGAAAAG GTAAGGAAAGACAAAATCCAATTCCATTTGGTGTCATCACACCTTCAATCTACTTGGAAGATTCTCCTAGTAGAACAGATCCTGATGGTAGCAGATTAAAGTCGGATATACCTTTCTTTCATCTAAGCACCATATCTGCAGCCACAAAAAATTTCTCTGATTCGAACAGGCTTGGAGAAGGCGGATTTGGCCCCGTTTATAAG GGAGTGCTTTCTAGTGGAACAGAAATAGCCGTGAAAAGACTGAGCAAAAATTCTGGCCAGGGAAATGAAGAGTTCAAGAATGAAGTTGTGCTTATTGCAAAACTTCAACACAGGAACCTTGTGAGAATCCTAGGCTATTGCGTTCAAGATGAAGAGAAGATGCTAATCTATGAATACCTGCCTAACAAAAGCCTGGACTCGTTCATATTCA ATGAAATGAAAAGGACATCTCTGGATTGGACAACACGCTTGGAGATTATCTTTGGCATTGCTAGAGGGATCTTGTATCTTCATCAAGATTCGAGATTAAGAATCATCCACAGAGACCTAAAGGCCAGCAATATTCTACTGGATTATGATATGAACccaaaaattgcagattttggtGTGGCTAGAATATTCGGAGCAAACCAAATTGCAGCAAATACAAATCGCGTGGTTGGAACATA G